The Streptomyces sp. CC0208 genome window below encodes:
- the efeU gene encoding iron uptake transporter permease EfeU, protein MWDDAFPSFLIGLREGLEAGLIVSVLIATLVRSGARARLPQVWTGVLAAISVALSFGAVLTFTATSLSGTAQEAFGGALSVVAVGFVTTMVFWMRRSARTFSGEIREKVTGALGMGAGMLIVTSFLAVGREGLETALFLWTTARAAGESTGPLVGAGTGLLLAAGLCWGLYRRVLHINLTKFFTATGAVLIVIAAGVLGYGLRDLQEGGVLPGGTSYALDLGGSVDAGAWYSTLVQGVFNLTPTMTWLQVAGYVCYLAVVMTLFLRSAPGRTTQPAAKARETKSDRPAPVRRRPAWVVPVTVVAVPAALAGLAVILGGSRPAGAQTVAVSETDCGKGFTAPKPGRRTFQMHNTGDKTSEVYLVDPDTGAVYGEVEGLAPGTTRALAATVSGGTYAWRCVPSTGKAVTSRAVRVTGGGGSTAAVIPVSAADLAAPLTSYKAYVDRGLATLVTQTRRLSDDVKDGHLGAARTDWLTAHRTYASLGAAYGTFQDYDQKIDGRPDGLPGGVHDKDFSGFLRVEYGLWHGESTSELAAPARQLAADAAGLRQAFPAQDFDPGDLPLRAHEILENTLQFELTGDADQGSGTDLATADANLTGTRELLTVLRPLLTSRAPHLLPTVDSDLARLQKLLDSEHHGGSWTPVDRLDAAARALLNGATGQLLEDLAPVPDLLEIRKSA, encoded by the coding sequence ATGTGGGACGACGCGTTTCCGAGCTTCCTCATCGGACTGCGGGAGGGCCTGGAGGCCGGGCTGATCGTCTCCGTACTCATCGCCACGCTGGTACGGTCCGGCGCCCGGGCCAGGCTGCCGCAGGTGTGGACGGGTGTCCTGGCCGCGATCTCCGTCGCGCTGAGTTTCGGCGCTGTGCTGACCTTCACCGCCACGTCCCTGTCAGGGACCGCTCAGGAGGCGTTCGGCGGGGCGTTGAGCGTGGTGGCGGTCGGGTTCGTCACCACGATGGTGTTCTGGATGCGTCGCTCGGCGCGCACCTTCTCCGGTGAGATCAGGGAGAAGGTCACCGGGGCGCTGGGCATGGGCGCGGGCATGCTGATCGTCACGTCGTTCCTGGCGGTGGGCCGCGAGGGCCTGGAGACCGCGCTGTTCCTGTGGACCACGGCCCGCGCGGCCGGCGAGTCCACGGGCCCCCTGGTCGGCGCCGGTACCGGCCTGCTGCTCGCCGCGGGACTGTGCTGGGGGCTGTACCGCCGCGTCCTGCACATCAACCTGACGAAGTTCTTCACCGCCACCGGCGCCGTCCTCATCGTGATCGCGGCGGGTGTGCTCGGCTACGGTCTGCGCGATCTCCAGGAGGGCGGGGTGCTGCCCGGCGGGACGTCGTACGCGCTCGATCTCGGCGGCAGCGTCGACGCGGGGGCCTGGTACAGCACCCTGGTGCAGGGCGTGTTCAACCTGACGCCGACCATGACCTGGCTCCAGGTGGCCGGGTACGTCTGTTACCTCGCGGTCGTGATGACGCTGTTCCTGCGCAGCGCGCCGGGCAGGACGACGCAACCGGCTGCCAAGGCGCGGGAGACGAAGTCGGACCGTCCGGCGCCCGTTCGCCGTCGGCCCGCCTGGGTGGTGCCCGTCACGGTCGTCGCCGTACCCGCCGCACTGGCGGGATTGGCCGTCATCCTCGGCGGTTCCCGGCCGGCCGGTGCCCAGACCGTGGCCGTGTCCGAGACGGACTGCGGCAAGGGCTTCACCGCGCCGAAACCCGGGCGCCGGACCTTCCAGATGCACAACACCGGCGACAAGACCTCCGAGGTCTACCTCGTCGACCCGGACACCGGCGCTGTGTACGGCGAGGTCGAGGGCCTCGCCCCCGGCACCACCCGTGCGCTGGCCGCGACCGTCAGCGGCGGCACGTACGCCTGGCGCTGTGTACCCAGCACCGGGAAGGCGGTCACCTCCCGCGCGGTCCGGGTCACGGGCGGCGGTGGGAGCACGGCGGCGGTCATACCGGTCTCCGCCGCCGACCTGGCCGCGCCGCTCACGTCGTACAAGGCGTACGTAGACCGCGGCCTGGCCACTCTCGTCACGCAGACCCGACGGCTCAGCGACGACGTCAAGGACGGGCATCTCGGGGCCGCCCGCACCGACTGGCTGACCGCACACCGCACCTACGCCTCGCTCGGTGCCGCCTACGGCACCTTCCAGGACTACGACCAGAAGATCGACGGCAGGCCCGACGGACTCCCCGGCGGCGTGCACGACAAGGACTTCTCCGGCTTCCTCCGGGTCGAGTACGGCCTGTGGCACGGCGAGTCCACGAGCGAACTGGCCGCGCCCGCCCGGCAACTCGCCGCCGACGCCGCCGGACTGCGCCAGGCGTTCCCCGCCCAGGACTTCGACCCCGGGGACCTGCCGCTGCGCGCCCACGAGATCCTGGAGAACACCCTCCAGTTCGAACTGACCGGCGACGCGGACCAGGGCAGCGGCACCGACCTCGCCACCGCCGACGCCAATCTCACCGGCACCCGTGAACTCCTCACGGTCCTGCGGCCGTTGCTGACCAGCCGCGCCCCGCATCTGCTGCCCACCGTCGACTCCGACCTCGCCCGGCTTCAGAAACTGCTCGACTCCGAGCACCACGGCGGGAGTTGGACACCGGTCGACCGTCTCGACGCGGCCGCACGGGCCCTGCTGAACGGCGCCACCGGACAGCTCCTGGAGGACCTCGCGCCGGTGCCGGACCTGCTGGAGATCAGGAAGTCCGCGTGA